Proteins co-encoded in one Bacteroidetes bacterium SB0662_bin_6 genomic window:
- a CDS encoding carbohydrate binding family 9 domain-containing protein yields the protein MHYRMRFASRAMLAALFFLLTLPLALPATAQQAEQTGAYAANNSTADSAPISAPAIRAVKSNSDTLPVLDGNVLGDPAWSDIEPATGFIQITPNEGQPASEQTAVRIRYTEQTLYVGVVCYDRDPSQIIVSDSRRDADPQEADSFSLILDTYRDRQNGFIFGTNSAGVEYDAQVTNEGQNSGRFSQGPRNQSGSGGGLNVNWDGAWTVHTETGAYGWSAEFAIPLRTLRFATGENQAWGINFERRIRRRNETAYWAPLPRQYTLTRVSLAGTLEGLDIQAPRNLQIIPYALGQGARTTDSSELPTTSEYSDPEGDIGIDLKYSVTPSMTLDVTYNTDFAQVEVDEQQINLDRFNLFFPEKRPFFLENAGVFSVGAPGQIDLFFSRRIGIGAGGVAVPILGGARLSGSMGDYRIGVLNMQTRQLGGEEIPGNNFSVARLKREFPNRTFAGVIVTNRQGVGDLATENDYNRVIALDGQLGIGQYAFVSGFGALSATPDMSGRNYAFQTVANYNSEAWMLNAGYTEVADNFNPELGFMQRTSAYRRFSGLVFYRFRPDYLRFHELRPHVSYYGYWGFDRVYETGFLHIDNHWEWENGWEIHTGINFTTEGVRNAFQISEGVWVPRKSYHHREAMIVGITDESLPLSLSTRVIAGGFFGGDRVTILSTIRARAGDAFNTEIGLSQNWVDLPGGKFTANLVRTRLSYSFTPRIYLQTLIQYNSAAELWSMNLRFGWLQSAGTGLFIVFNHTSDYDLDREFGAFDPEFTDQAIIIKYSRLLNVLR from the coding sequence ATGCACTACAGGATGCGCTTCGCAAGCCGTGCAATGCTCGCGGCCCTCTTCTTTCTTCTGACCTTGCCCCTTGCGCTTCCCGCCACGGCGCAGCAAGCGGAACAGACGGGCGCCTACGCTGCCAATAACAGCACAGCCGATAGCGCTCCGATCAGCGCCCCGGCAATACGCGCGGTTAAGAGCAACAGCGACACCCTGCCCGTCCTCGACGGCAATGTACTGGGCGACCCAGCCTGGTCCGACATCGAACCTGCCACCGGATTTATCCAAATCACCCCGAACGAGGGACAACCGGCTTCAGAGCAGACCGCAGTCCGCATCCGGTACACCGAACAAACCCTGTACGTCGGGGTCGTGTGCTACGACCGCGACCCGTCGCAGATCATCGTGTCGGACAGCCGCCGGGATGCGGATCCTCAGGAGGCCGACAGTTTCAGTCTCATTCTGGACACGTACCGCGATCGCCAGAACGGATTTATTTTCGGGACAAATTCCGCCGGGGTCGAATACGATGCACAGGTAACGAATGAAGGCCAGAACAGCGGGCGGTTCTCCCAGGGCCCGCGCAACCAAAGCGGTTCGGGCGGCGGGTTGAACGTCAACTGGGATGGCGCATGGACAGTCCACACCGAAACGGGAGCGTACGGATGGAGCGCCGAATTCGCCATTCCGCTGCGCACATTGCGCTTTGCGACCGGAGAGAATCAGGCGTGGGGCATCAACTTCGAACGCCGCATCCGGCGCCGGAACGAAACCGCCTACTGGGCCCCGCTTCCCCGGCAATACACGCTCACGCGGGTTTCGCTGGCCGGGACGCTGGAAGGTTTGGACATCCAGGCGCCGCGCAATCTGCAAATCATCCCGTACGCGCTTGGACAAGGCGCCCGCACCACCGACTCCTCGGAGTTGCCAACCACCTCGGAATACTCAGACCCGGAAGGGGACATCGGCATAGACCTGAAGTACAGCGTAACCCCAAGCATGACGCTCGACGTCACGTACAACACCGATTTTGCGCAGGTCGAGGTGGACGAACAACAAATCAATCTGGACCGCTTCAATCTTTTCTTTCCGGAAAAACGGCCCTTCTTCCTGGAAAACGCCGGCGTGTTTTCGGTGGGGGCGCCGGGGCAGATCGACCTTTTCTTCAGCCGGCGCATCGGTATCGGCGCGGGCGGCGTAGCGGTACCCATTCTCGGCGGCGCCCGCCTCTCCGGCTCCATGGGCGACTACCGGATCGGGGTGCTCAACATGCAAACCCGGCAACTGGGCGGGGAGGAGATTCCGGGGAATAACTTCAGCGTGGCGCGCCTCAAGCGCGAGTTTCCGAACCGAACCTTCGCCGGCGTGATTGTTACCAACCGACAGGGTGTGGGCGATCTGGCGACCGAGAACGATTACAACCGCGTAATTGCGCTGGACGGCCAGCTCGGTATCGGACAGTACGCCTTCGTATCGGGTTTCGGGGCGTTGTCGGCAACGCCGGATATGTCGGGGAGAAACTATGCGTTCCAGACGGTGGCCAACTACAATTCCGAAGCCTGGATGCTGAACGCAGGCTATACCGAAGTAGCCGACAACTTCAACCCGGAACTCGGTTTCATGCAACGGACATCCGCCTACCGGCGTTTTAGCGGCCTCGTTTTTTACCGGTTTCGTCCCGATTACCTCCGTTTTCACGAATTGCGCCCGCACGTCAGCTACTATGGTTATTGGGGCTTCGACAGAGTGTATGAAACAGGTTTTCTGCACATCGACAACCACTGGGAATGGGAAAACGGCTGGGAAATTCACACAGGCATCAACTTCACCACCGAAGGCGTCCGGAATGCTTTTCAAATCAGTGAGGGCGTGTGGGTACCGAGAAAATCGTACCATCACCGGGAAGCCATGATCGTCGGCATCACGGACGAGAGCCTTCCGCTCAGCCTGAGTACCCGGGTTATTGCGGGAGGATTTTTCGGGGGCGATCGCGTTACGATCCTGTCCACCATCCGCGCACGGGCCGGGGATGCATTCAACACGGAGATCGGCCTGAGTCAAAACTGGGTGGACCTGCCGGGCGGCAAATTCACCGCGAATCTCGTGCGTACCCGGCTTTCGTATTCCTTTACCCCGCGCATCTACCTGCAAACGCTGATTCAGTACAACAGCGCAGCAGAACTCTGGTCCATGAATCTGCGGTTCGGGTGGCTTCAGTCAGCGGGCACGGGCCTGTTCATCGTCTTCAACCATACGTCCGACTATGACCTGGACAGGGAATTCGGCGCCTTCGACCCGGAATTCACAGACCAGGCGATCATTATAAAATACTCGCGGCTGCTGAACGTGCTGCGGTGA